In Acinetobacter sp. C32I, one genomic interval encodes:
- a CDS encoding HNH endonuclease — protein MPNNINLHCIYVADPSLNNFLTGLNHGIWGFKELNSNAKQIKAGDYLIFAHALLGPVRSRFSGQLTQYVLAKVTSDMFEVTAEQDADNPKIWDDEVGSNIYPHRFYFNILAAYPTLKSKNNVYELKKDYFNVTDDPHVAKIYEGFRYSSCVQGRNGLITNISVKLPDEAIKDNTLKNLGTIFNLKDSVLHRNSEKKVFDKFQSSAPSHAVDINPEKDIDEDIYVIQQSSSITETNKERLIQSRLGQGRFRSDLLHNFKSTCLLTGIRHESLLLASHIKPWSECTNEERIDSRNGLLLSALMDKLFDRYFITFDPESLRLIMCEDPLILEIINNHQLIDFVIKVPFRGKDLAVFKKYMTSHFEKFNEVNEKRYGTK, from the coding sequence ATGCCTAACAATATTAATCTTCATTGTATCTATGTCGCAGATCCAAGCCTTAACAACTTCCTTACTGGTCTTAACCATGGAATTTGGGGCTTTAAAGAATTAAATAGTAATGCAAAGCAAATTAAAGCTGGGGATTACCTGATTTTTGCTCATGCACTATTAGGTCCTGTAAGAAGTCGTTTCTCTGGTCAACTAACACAATATGTTCTCGCTAAAGTAACCAGTGATATGTTTGAAGTTACGGCGGAGCAAGACGCAGATAACCCCAAAATATGGGACGATGAGGTTGGTTCTAATATTTATCCTCACCGCTTCTACTTCAATATTCTAGCGGCCTATCCAACTCTAAAGTCTAAAAACAACGTTTATGAATTAAAGAAAGACTATTTTAATGTTACTGATGATCCTCATGTTGCCAAGATTTATGAAGGTTTCCGCTACTCTTCATGTGTCCAAGGTAGAAATGGACTAATTACAAATATTTCAGTGAAATTGCCTGATGAAGCGATTAAAGACAATACTTTAAAAAACTTAGGGACTATCTTTAATCTGAAAGATAGTGTGTTACACCGTAATAGTGAAAAGAAAGTCTTTGATAAGTTTCAATCCAGTGCACCTTCACATGCTGTCGATATCAATCCTGAGAAAGATATTGATGAAGATATTTATGTAATTCAGCAAAGCTCCTCTATAACAGAGACCAACAAAGAAAGGCTTATTCAGTCACGTTTAGGTCAAGGCCGCTTTAGAAGTGATCTCTTACACAACTTTAAGAGCACGTGCCTTTTAACCGGCATCCGGCATGAATCCTTATTACTCGCGAGTCATATCAAACCTTGGAGCGAGTGTACGAATGAGGAAAGGATTGATTCTAGAAATGGTTTATTATTGTCTGCCTTGATGGACAAACTCTTTGATCGTTACTTCATCACGTTTGATCCAGAGTCACTGAGGCTCATCATGTGTGAAGATCCTTTAATTCTTGAAATTATTAACAATCATCAGTTAATAGATTTCGTTATAAAGGTACCTTTCCGAGGTAAAGATCTAGCTGTTTTCAAAAAGTATATGACTAGTCATTTCGAAAAGTTCAATGAAGTTAATGAGAAAAGATATGGGACAAAGTAA
- a CDS encoding MazG nucleotide pyrophosphohydrolase domain-containing protein — MGQSNLKRAEEIQNLLISKGFTWKSHEQAKEKVLEEIDELFVEINAPEINQDRLEDEFGDCLFSLLNLACRLNLDSEKCLGLAISKFEKRIAFVEEQAQQHGLTMQDVDLQQMLHWWKLAK, encoded by the coding sequence ATGGGACAAAGTAATCTTAAACGCGCTGAAGAGATCCAGAACCTATTAATTTCAAAAGGCTTCACATGGAAGAGCCATGAGCAAGCCAAAGAAAAAGTTCTTGAAGAAATCGATGAACTCTTTGTTGAGATCAATGCTCCAGAAATCAATCAGGATCGTTTAGAGGATGAGTTTGGAGATTGTTTATTCTCTCTGCTGAATTTGGCATGCCGACTAAATCTGGACTCTGAAAAGTGTTTAGGCTTAGCTATCTCAAAGTTTGAGAAACGTATTGCCTTTGTTGAAGAACAGGCTCAGCAACATGGCCTTACTATGCAAGACGTAGATTTACAGCAGATGTTGCATTGGTGGAAGTTAGCGAAGTAG